One window of the Anguilla rostrata isolate EN2019 chromosome 13, ASM1855537v3, whole genome shotgun sequence genome contains the following:
- the LOC135238275 gene encoding LOW QUALITY PROTEIN: zinc finger CCCH domain-containing protein 10-like (The sequence of the model RefSeq protein was modified relative to this genomic sequence to represent the inferred CDS: deleted 2 bases in 1 codon), whose product MPDRDSAYLSGSSGGGSGGVGGVGVGEEGGAGAGLVGGAGDGRGGSGSGGGSGSGAMGGGAALGNGSGFGGLSLDGVCRDFLRNVCKRGKRCRFRHPDFNEVPDLGVQKNEFIFCHDHQNKECSRVNCRFVHGSKEDEDYYKKTGELPLRLRGKVAAGMGLSPTDLPLSRGEVPLCRDFLKGECQRGNKCKFRHVRKDYEYEPVRVGVGGGMGQGGGGMASVGGGGVGCGGVGGSMSGLVGGGGGNMMGLGMGCPSLGGCRDPGMMGGGGGGVGVGLGGCLSMGPPGPRRFDRGPCGVYDPLFEGGLFEAGPLEAPVDHATLQLKRRRLDGLRLADGGGGGHYELGVQTALPPRPLDYRFLEEENTLLRKRVEDLKKQVSNLIATNEVLLEQNAQFRSQAKVMTLSSTPAPSEQSLVPPVGSVSSYNHSIAQTHTTLSSAGLQPRPVTQQDLVAPAGAPPAPPSNAAPPTAPPPHLNPEIAPLSAALAQTIAQGMAPPVSMAPVAVSVAPVAVSMAQPLPGITMSHATTPMVSYPIASQSMRITTLPH is encoded by the exons ATGCCTGATCGTGACAGTGCCTACCTGTCAGGTAGCAGTGGGGGAGGCAGCGGTGGAGTAGGGGGCGTTGGCGTCGGGGAAGAAGGTGGTGCAGGGGCGGGGCTAGTGGGGGGAGCAGGGGACGGCAGAGGGGGATCCGGGTCAGGGGGTGGGTCCGGCTCCGGGGCCATGGGAGGGGGCGCAGCGCTGGGGAACGGGAGCGGCTTCGGGGGTCTGAGCCTGGACGGCGTCTGCCGGGACTTCCTGCGCAACGTGTGCAAGCGTGGGAAGCGCTGCCGCTTCCGGCACCCGGACTTCAACGAGGTGCCCGACCTGGGCGTGCAGAAGAACGAGTTCATCTTCTGCCACGACCACCAGAACAAGGAGTGCTCCCGCGTCAACTGCCGCTTCGTCCACGGCTCCAAGGAGGACGAGGACTACTACAAGAAGACCGGGGAGCTCCCCCTCCGGCTGCGGGGCAAGGTGGCGGCCGGCATGGGCCTGTCGCCCACGGACCTGCCCCTGAGCCGCGGCGAGGTGCCCCTCTGCAGGGACTTCCTGAAGGGCGAGTGCCAGCGCGGGAACAAGTGCAAGTTCCGCCACGTGAGGAAGGACTACGAGTACGAGCCGGTCAGGGTCGGGGTGGGCGGCGGcatggggcagggcgggggcgggatGGCCAGcgtcgggggcgggggagtcGGCTGCGGGGGCGTCGGCGGGAGCATGTCGGGGCTggtc ggagggggaggggggaacatGATGGGGTTGGGGATGGGGTGCCCGAGTCTGGGGGGCTGCAGGGACCCGGGGATgatggggggaggcgggggcggcgTCGGCGTCGGCTTAGGGGGCTGTCTCTCCATGGGGCCCCCGGGGCCACGGCGGTTCGACCGGGGCCCCTGCGGGGTGTACGACCCCCTCTTTGAGGGAGGGCTGTTTGAGGCGGGGCCCCTGGAGGCCCCTGTGGACCACGCCACCCTGCAGCTGAAGCGGCGGAGGCTGGATGGGCTGCGGCTGGCtgacggtgggggtgggggccacTATGAACTGGGGGTGCAGAccgccctcccgccccgccccctggacTACAGGTttctggaggaggagaacactCTGCTGAGGAAAAGGGTGGAGGATCTAAAAAAACAG GTTTCTAACCTCATCGCCACCAACGAGGTCCTGCTGGAGCAGAACGCCCAGTTCCGCAGCCAGGCCAAGGTCATGACCCTGTCCTCCACGCCGGCGCCCTCCGAGCAGAGTCTGGTGCCCCCCGTGGGCTCGGTCAGCTCCTACAACCACAGCATCGCCCAGACCCACACCACGCTGAGCAGCGCGGgcctgcagccccgccccgtCACCCAGCAGGACCTGGTGGCCCCCGCCGgggcgccccccgccccgccctccaacgcggccccgcccaccgcacCCCCGCCACACCTCAACCCCGAGATCGCGCCGCTCTCCGCCGCCCTTGCCCAGACCATCGCCCAGGGCATGGCGCCGCCCGTCTCCATGGCGCCCGTGGCCGTCTCCGTGGCTCCCGTGGCCGTGTCCATGGCCCAGCCCTTGCCGGGCATCACCATGAGCCACGCCACCACGCCCATGGTGTCGTACCCCATTGCCAGCCAGAGCATGCGCATTACCACTCTACCACACTGA